In Pseudomonas sp. MYb327, one DNA window encodes the following:
- a CDS encoding flagellar hook-length control protein FliK, with translation MPVTPNLLLQASAQAKTQAASANSTALSAEPGDKASSFAQVYAKQSQNKPATADDAPTKSVRDKASDNTGKKDLADDKAAATEPAIADSGKTLPAEKPAASGDQAASDDDAQSTQAPVVDTAPVDPALDPALVQPVVAAPVPVTPPVVETVQPVVEGPVQAAATTASTIAVTTTDTDFDPEADPLDALPALRMAMEQSGHVSASSQAQPKAEPTSAQAQADGEQTSAQNFAAGMAGMLDVQADKDSTSQGGDKAFSGLIDDGLKDLKSATSDTRVDDFANRLAALTQAATPKTANALPVNQPIAMHQSGWTEEVVNRVMYLSSANLKAADIQLQPAELGRLDIRVNMVPDQQTQVTFMSAHPGVREALDGQMHRLRDMFAQQGMGQVDVNVSDQSRGSQQGQEQAQQQGQSARTSASGGRLDAMDDEITASVAEVAPAVTSVIGSSAVDYYA, from the coding sequence ATGCCCGTTACCCCCAATTTGCTTCTTCAGGCCAGCGCGCAGGCCAAGACTCAAGCCGCCTCCGCCAATTCCACGGCGTTGAGCGCTGAGCCCGGGGACAAGGCTTCCAGCTTCGCTCAGGTCTACGCCAAGCAGTCGCAGAACAAGCCTGCGACGGCTGATGACGCACCGACCAAGTCAGTGCGTGATAAAGCCTCGGATAACACTGGTAAAAAAGATCTTGCCGACGACAAGGCTGCCGCCACCGAACCGGCAATTGCCGATAGCGGCAAAACCTTGCCCGCCGAAAAACCGGCAGCATCCGGTGATCAGGCCGCCAGCGATGATGACGCGCAGTCCACACAAGCGCCGGTTGTCGATACCGCGCCGGTTGACCCGGCTCTCGATCCAGCCTTGGTGCAGCCAGTGGTCGCTGCGCCCGTGCCGGTCACGCCACCGGTGGTTGAGACTGTGCAGCCAGTGGTCGAAGGACCAGTGCAGGCGGCCGCGACGACAGCCTCGACGATTGCCGTCACCACCACAGACACCGATTTCGATCCCGAAGCCGATCCCCTCGACGCGTTGCCCGCCCTTCGCATGGCCATGGAGCAGAGCGGGCATGTGTCCGCCTCCAGTCAGGCGCAGCCCAAGGCGGAGCCGACTTCCGCCCAGGCTCAGGCCGATGGCGAACAGACTTCGGCGCAGAACTTCGCTGCCGGCATGGCCGGCATGCTTGATGTGCAGGCCGACAAGGACAGCACCAGCCAGGGCGGCGACAAGGCGTTCAGTGGCCTGATCGATGACGGCCTGAAGGACCTCAAGTCAGCCACCAGCGACACTCGTGTCGACGATTTCGCGAATCGCCTGGCGGCGCTGACACAAGCCGCAACGCCGAAAACCGCCAACGCATTGCCGGTGAATCAGCCGATCGCCATGCATCAGAGTGGTTGGACCGAGGAGGTGGTGAATCGGGTCATGTACTTGTCCAGCGCCAATCTGAAGGCCGCTGACATTCAGTTGCAGCCGGCTGAGCTGGGGCGTCTGGATATTCGCGTGAACATGGTTCCGGACCAGCAGACTCAGGTGACGTTCATGAGCGCTCACCCGGGCGTTCGCGAAGCGCTGGACGGTCAGATGCATCGTCTGCGAGACATGTTTGCGCAGCAGGGCATGGGCCAGGTGGATGTCAACGTGTCGGACCAGTCCCGTGGCTCGCAACAAGGGCAGGAACAGGCGCAACAGCAGGGGCAGAGCGCACGTACCTCGGCCAGTGGCGGTCGCCTCGATGCCATGGATGACGAAATCACCGCGAGCGTGGCAGAAGTGGCGCCGGCGGTCACCAGCGTGATTGGCTCCAGCGCGGTCGATTACTACGCCTGA
- the fliH gene encoding flagellar assembly protein FliH produces the protein MAKHDDSPTDLIRARDVSGFDTWALPSFDPPAPEPEPEPEPEPPEMEEVPLEEVQPLTLEELESIRQEAYNEGFATGEREGFHSTTLKVRQEAEVALAAKIAGLEQLMKHLFEPIAEQDTQIEKSLVDLVQHITKQVIQRELAIDSTQIEHVMREALKLLPLGVGNVRLYINPQDFEQVKALRERHEETWRIVEDEAMLPGGCRVETEHSRIDATVETRVKQVMDKLFDQLHDQALHPAAPDLSLELPVEAKPVNPPQPDAPDAP, from the coding sequence ATGGCCAAGCATGATGATTCACCCACTGACCTGATCCGGGCCAGGGATGTCAGTGGTTTTGATACCTGGGCGCTGCCCAGCTTCGACCCGCCCGCACCCGAGCCTGAACCGGAGCCGGAACCCGAGCCGCCGGAAATGGAAGAAGTGCCGCTGGAAGAAGTCCAGCCACTGACTCTCGAAGAGCTCGAAAGCATTCGCCAGGAAGCCTACAACGAAGGCTTCGCCACGGGTGAGCGGGAAGGATTCCATAGCACCACGCTCAAGGTTCGCCAGGAAGCCGAAGTGGCGCTGGCGGCCAAGATTGCCGGTCTTGAGCAATTGATGAAGCATCTGTTCGAGCCCATTGCCGAGCAGGACACCCAAATCGAAAAATCCCTGGTCGATCTCGTGCAGCACATCACCAAACAGGTGATTCAGCGCGAACTGGCCATTGATTCGACCCAAATCGAACACGTCATGCGCGAGGCCCTCAAGCTCTTGCCGCTGGGCGTTGGCAATGTGCGGCTGTACATCAATCCACAGGATTTCGAACAGGTCAAAGCCCTGCGCGAGCGTCATGAAGAAACCTGGCGCATCGTCGAAGACGAGGCCATGTTGCCCGGCGGTTGCCGGGTCGAAACCGAACACAGCCGGATCGATGCCACGGTCGAAACCCGCGTCAAGCAAGTCATGGACAAACTGTTCGATCAGCTTCATGACCAAGCGTTGCACCCGGCAGCGCCGGATCTGAGCCTAGAGTTGCCGGTCGAAGCGAAACCCGTGAACCCGCCACAACCGGACGCGCCTGATGCGCCTTGA
- the fliM gene encoding flagellar motor switch protein FliM, which translates to MAVQDLLSQDEIDALLHGVDDGLVQTDIAAEPGTVKSYDLTSQDRIVRGRMPTLEMINERFARYTRISMFNMLRRSADVAVGGVQVMKFGEYVHSLYVPTSLNLVKIKPLRGTALFILDAKLVFKLVDNFFGGDGRHAKIEGREFTPTELRVVRMVLEQAFVDLKEAWQAIMEVNFEYINSEVNPAMANIVGPSEAIVVSTFHIELDGGGGDLHVTMPYSMIEPVREMLDAGFQSDLDDQDERWVNALRQDVLDVDVPIGATVARRQLKLRDILHMQPGDIIPVEMPEDMIMRANGVPAFKVKMGSHKGNLALQVIEPIERR; encoded by the coding sequence ATGGCCGTGCAGGACCTGCTGTCCCAGGATGAGATCGACGCGCTGTTGCATGGCGTCGACGATGGTCTGGTACAGACCGATATCGCTGCCGAACCCGGCACCGTCAAAAGCTACGACCTGACCAGCCAGGATCGCATCGTCCGTGGACGCATGCCGACCCTGGAAATGATCAACGAACGTTTTGCCCGCTACACGCGCATCAGCATGTTCAACATGCTGCGCCGCTCGGCAGACGTGGCGGTCGGTGGCGTGCAGGTGATGAAGTTCGGCGAATACGTGCACTCGCTGTACGTGCCGACCAGTCTCAACCTGGTCAAGATCAAACCGCTGCGCGGCACTGCGTTGTTCATCCTTGACGCCAAACTGGTGTTCAAGCTGGTGGACAACTTCTTTGGTGGCGACGGCCGTCACGCCAAGATCGAAGGGCGTGAATTCACCCCGACTGAACTGCGTGTGGTGCGCATGGTGCTGGAGCAGGCCTTCGTCGACTTGAAGGAAGCCTGGCAGGCGATCATGGAAGTGAATTTCGAGTACATCAACTCGGAAGTGAACCCGGCCATGGCCAACATCGTCGGCCCGAGTGAAGCCATTGTGGTGTCGACCTTCCACATCGAACTCGATGGCGGTGGCGGCGACCTGCACGTGACCATGCCGTACTCGATGATCGAGCCGGTGCGCGAAATGCTTGACGCCGGCTTCCAGTCGGACCTCGACGATCAGGACGAGCGCTGGGTCAACGCCTTGCGTCAGGACGTGCTGGATGTCGACGTGCCGATCGGCGCCACGGTTGCTCGCCGCCAGTTGAAGTTGCGCGACATCCTGCACATGCAGCCGGGCGACATTATTCCGGTGGAAATGCCCGAGGACATGATCATGCGCGCCAACGGCGTGCCGGCCTTCAAGGTCAAGATGGGCTCGCACAAAGGCAACCTTGCGTTGCAGGTGATCGAGCCGATCGAGCGCCGCTGA
- a CDS encoding fused response regulator/phosphatase has protein sequence MLLSSIVRRQGHEVLTAANGAEAVEAFRQQRPQLVLMDAMMPVMDGFEAARQIKELAGETLVPIIFLTSLSENEALARCLEAGGDDFLAKPYNQVILAAKIKAMDRLRRLQATVLKQRDQIARHHDYLLNEQRVAKAVFDKVAHSGCLSAPNIRYLQSPYALFNGDLLLAAFTPAGDMHVLLGDFTGHGLPAAVGAMPLAEVFYGMTAKGYGLPETLREMNAKLKRILPVDMFCCATLLCLSFQRRSVEVWNGGMPDGYLHSVASGERTPLTARHLPLGVLSPQTFDDRTEVFPMALGDRVFLLSDGVVDTCDANEQSFGVERLQQVFAANRQPDSLFEDIEQALRDFRGEARDDVSMVEISLLEPALLTPPALVYSDSGQSCPLDWSVSFEYRAATLKRFNPLPYLLQLLLEVHGLRAQSGALYSVLAELYSNALEHGVLGLDSSLKRDASGFARYYQQRNARLDDLQDGFVRVHLQVTPEGEGGCLVIRVEDSGNGFDVERVMERPVDPIRLSGRGVSLIRQLGRNASWSDDGRSARVEFYWEALA, from the coding sequence ATGCTGCTGTCGAGTATCGTCCGCCGTCAGGGCCACGAGGTGTTGACCGCGGCCAACGGTGCCGAGGCTGTCGAAGCGTTTCGCCAGCAGCGACCGCAACTGGTGTTGATGGACGCGATGATGCCAGTGATGGACGGCTTCGAAGCCGCCCGGCAGATCAAGGAACTGGCCGGCGAAACACTGGTGCCGATCATCTTTCTCACCTCGCTGTCCGAAAACGAAGCGCTGGCCCGGTGTTTGGAGGCTGGTGGTGACGACTTTTTGGCGAAACCCTATAACCAGGTGATCCTCGCCGCCAAGATCAAGGCAATGGACCGCTTGCGGCGGTTGCAGGCGACGGTGTTGAAACAGCGCGACCAGATCGCCCGACACCACGACTATTTGCTCAACGAGCAGCGGGTGGCTAAGGCTGTGTTCGACAAAGTGGCCCACTCGGGTTGCCTGAGTGCCCCCAACATCCGCTACCTGCAATCACCCTATGCGTTGTTCAACGGCGATCTGCTACTGGCGGCGTTCACCCCGGCCGGCGACATGCACGTGCTGCTCGGCGATTTCACTGGCCATGGCCTGCCGGCCGCGGTCGGTGCGATGCCCTTGGCCGAGGTTTTCTACGGCATGACCGCCAAGGGCTACGGCTTGCCGGAAACCCTGCGCGAGATGAATGCCAAGCTCAAGCGCATCCTGCCGGTGGACATGTTCTGCTGCGCAACGCTGTTGTGCCTGAGTTTTCAGCGTCGCTCGGTAGAGGTCTGGAATGGCGGCATGCCCGACGGTTATCTGCACAGCGTCGCCAGCGGTGAGCGTACACCGCTGACCGCCCGACATTTGCCGCTCGGGGTGCTGAGCCCGCAGACATTCGATGACCGCACGGAAGTGTTTCCGATGGCGCTCGGCGATCGCGTGTTCCTGTTGTCCGACGGGGTGGTCGATACCTGCGATGCCAACGAACAGTCGTTCGGCGTGGAACGGTTGCAGCAGGTGTTCGCGGCCAATCGTCAGCCTGATTCGCTGTTCGAAGATATCGAGCAGGCGCTGCGCGATTTTCGCGGCGAAGCGCGTGACGATGTCAGCATGGTCGAGATCAGCTTGCTGGAGCCGGCGCTGCTGACTCCGCCGGCGCTGGTCTATTCCGACAGCGGCCAGTCCTGCCCGCTGGACTGGTCGGTGAGCTTCGAGTATCGCGCGGCCACGCTCAAACGCTTCAATCCGCTGCCTTATCTGTTGCAACTGCTGCTCGAAGTCCATGGTCTGCGAGCGCAAAGCGGGGCGCTCTACAGCGTGCTGGCCGAGTTGTACTCGAATGCCCTGGAACACGGTGTACTTGGCCTCGACTCAAGCCTCAAGCGCGATGCCTCGGGTTTTGCCCGTTACTATCAACAACGCAATGCGCGCCTGGACGATCTGCAGGATGGGTTCGTGCGGGTGCATTTGCAGGTGACGCCTGAAGGCGAGGGCGGTTGCCTGGTGATTCGCGTTGAGGACAGTGGCAATGGATTTGATGTCGAGCGTGTGATGGAAAGACCCGTCGACCCTATCCGTTTGTCGGGGCGTGGGGTCAGTCTGATCCGCCAATTGGGGCGCAACGCCAGTTGGTCCGACGATGGTCGTAGTGCTCGCGTGGAGTTTTACTGGGAGGCTCTGGCATAA
- the fliL gene encoding flagellar basal body-associated protein FliL yields MAKSDAAVKDPATKGKIKLIVLIVVALLLAIGLSVGATWYFMHSAQSKPAAVVETAQQGKQPAVFESMAPAFVANYNQNGRQRYMQVSITMLGRNQADLDALKVHMPVIRNNLVMLFSGQDFATLASPVGQEMLRQKATASVQEVAQKELGKVVVEQLLFTNFVLQ; encoded by the coding sequence ATGGCGAAGAGCGACGCAGCAGTAAAAGACCCCGCAACCAAAGGCAAAATAAAGCTGATTGTATTGATCGTAGTGGCCCTGCTGCTGGCGATCGGCTTATCCGTGGGGGCGACCTGGTACTTCATGCACAGCGCTCAGAGCAAGCCCGCTGCGGTGGTTGAGACCGCGCAGCAAGGCAAGCAACCGGCGGTTTTCGAGTCGATGGCTCCGGCGTTCGTGGCCAACTACAACCAGAACGGCCGTCAGCGCTACATGCAGGTGAGCATCACCATGCTTGGCCGCAACCAGGCCGATCTGGACGCGCTGAAAGTCCACATGCCAGTGATCCGCAATAACCTGGTGATGCTGTTCTCCGGGCAAGACTTTGCCACGCTCGCGTCGCCGGTTGGCCAGGAAATGTTGCGTCAAAAGGCCACGGCCAGCGTCCAGGAAGTGGCGCAGAAAGAACTCGGCAAAGTGGTTGTCGAGCAGTTGCTTTTCACTAATTTCGTACTGCAGTAG
- the fliJ gene encoding flagellar export protein FliJ translates to MAQTRAGRLAPVVEMAEKAEKTAVQRLGHFQGQVRLAESKLADLEAFRLDYQEQWIVRGSSGVSGQWLLGYQGFLAQLGTAIDQQRQSLAWHQNNLNKARETWQQAFARVEGLRKLVQRYMDEARALEDKREQKLLDELSQRLPRQDAY, encoded by the coding sequence ATGGCCCAGACTCGGGCAGGGCGTCTGGCGCCCGTGGTGGAAATGGCCGAGAAGGCCGAGAAAACCGCGGTGCAGCGTCTCGGGCATTTCCAGGGCCAGGTGCGGTTGGCGGAAAGCAAGCTCGCCGACCTCGAAGCGTTTCGTCTCGACTATCAGGAACAGTGGATCGTGCGCGGCAGCAGCGGCGTTTCCGGCCAGTGGCTGTTGGGTTATCAAGGGTTCTTGGCGCAATTGGGCACGGCCATCGACCAGCAACGGCAAAGCCTGGCCTGGCATCAGAACAATCTGAACAAGGCGCGGGAAACCTGGCAGCAGGCATTTGCTCGTGTCGAAGGTTTGCGCAAACTGGTGCAGCGATACATGGATGAAGCGCGGGCGCTTGAAGATAAGCGCGAACAGAAGTTGCTGGATGAATTGTCCCAGCGGTTGCCGCGTCAGGATGCGTATTGA
- a CDS encoding STAS domain-containing protein: MSVVAEISPDGQTLTISVKGRFDFAKHQEFRESYENKELAEVVVDLKDATYLDSSALGMLLLLRDHAGGENSDIRVVNSSSDVRKILAISNFDKLFDIS, translated from the coding sequence ATGTCAGTTGTTGCAGAAATCTCTCCTGATGGACAAACGCTGACGATATCGGTCAAGGGACGATTCGATTTCGCCAAGCATCAGGAATTTCGCGAATCCTACGAGAACAAAGAGTTGGCAGAAGTGGTGGTTGACTTGAAGGATGCGACCTACCTCGATAGCTCGGCACTGGGCATGCTGCTCCTGCTGCGTGACCACGCCGGTGGCGAGAACTCCGACATTCGCGTCGTCAACAGCAGTTCTGATGTGCGGAAAATCCTCGCGATTTCCAACTTCGACAAACTGTTCGACATCAGTTGA
- a CDS encoding Hpt domain-containing protein, whose protein sequence is MADTHLDPDVLSALREVMEDEFSTLIDTFLADSEVRLQRLAKAGDAAHILEAAHSFKGSSSNMGATVLASLCHELEQLAKDNDLQGAEVLVDKIEQEFALVRPLYEAERQRSLATIRRF, encoded by the coding sequence GTGGCTGACACACATCTGGATCCCGACGTGCTGAGCGCGTTGCGGGAAGTCATGGAGGATGAGTTTTCGACGTTGATCGATACTTTCCTCGCTGATTCTGAAGTGCGGTTGCAGCGGCTGGCGAAGGCTGGCGATGCTGCGCATATCCTTGAAGCCGCTCATAGCTTCAAAGGCAGCAGCAGCAACATGGGCGCCACTGTTCTTGCCTCGCTGTGTCATGAACTGGAACAGTTGGCCAAGGACAACGATCTTCAGGGAGCTGAGGTACTGGTCGATAAAATCGAACAGGAGTTCGCCTTGGTTCGGCCGCTCTATGAGGCCGAGCGCCAGCGTTCTCTTGCGACCATTCGGCGTTTTTGA
- the fliI gene encoding flagellar protein export ATPase FliI, translating into MRLDRTSFAKRLGSYAEAATLAGAPILEGRLLRMVGLTLEAEGLRAAMGSRCMVINDDSYHPVQVEAEVMGFSGSKVFLMPVGSVAGIAPGARVVPLSDSGRLPMGMSMLGRVLDGAGRALDGKGGMKAEDWVPMDGPTINPLKREPISEPLDVGIRCINGMLTVGRGQRLGLFAGTGVGKSVLLGMMTRFTEADIIVVGLIGERGREVKEFIEHILGEEGLKRSVVVASPADDAPLMRLRAAMYCTRIAEYFRDKGKNVLLLMDSLTRFAQAQREIALAIGEPPATKGYPPSVFAKLPKLVERAGNAEKGGGSITAFYTVLSEGDDQQDPIADSARGVLDGHIVLSRRLAEEGHYPAIDIEASISRVMPAVVSPEHMTRAQYFKQLWSRYQQSRDLISVGAYVAGGDRETDLAISLQPQLVKYLRQGLNDSISLGESEAYLASIFAPAAGG; encoded by the coding sequence ATGCGCCTTGATCGCACCAGTTTCGCCAAGCGCCTGGGCAGTTACGCCGAGGCCGCGACACTGGCCGGCGCACCGATCCTCGAAGGCCGCCTGTTGCGCATGGTCGGCCTGACCCTCGAAGCCGAAGGCCTGCGCGCCGCCATGGGCAGCCGCTGCATGGTCATCAACGACGACAGCTACCACCCGGTGCAGGTTGAAGCCGAAGTCATGGGTTTTTCCGGCAGCAAAGTGTTCCTGATGCCGGTTGGCAGTGTCGCTGGTATTGCTCCCGGTGCTCGTGTCGTTCCCCTGTCTGACAGCGGTCGCTTGCCGATGGGCATGAGCATGCTTGGCCGCGTGCTCGATGGCGCAGGCCGTGCGCTGGACGGCAAGGGCGGGATGAAGGCCGAAGACTGGGTTCCGATGGACGGCCCGACCATCAACCCGCTCAAGCGTGAACCGATCAGCGAGCCGCTGGACGTGGGCATTCGCTGCATCAATGGCATGTTGACGGTTGGGCGCGGTCAGCGACTCGGTCTGTTCGCCGGTACCGGCGTGGGTAAATCCGTGTTGTTGGGCATGATGACTCGTTTCACCGAGGCCGACATTATCGTCGTCGGGCTGATCGGCGAGCGGGGTCGTGAAGTTAAAGAGTTCATCGAGCACATCCTTGGTGAAGAAGGCCTCAAGCGTTCGGTGGTGGTGGCGTCCCCGGCGGACGATGCTCCGCTGATGCGGTTGCGCGCCGCCATGTACTGCACGCGTATCGCCGAATATTTCCGCGACAAGGGCAAGAACGTCCTGTTGCTGATGGACTCACTGACCCGTTTCGCCCAGGCTCAGCGGGAAATCGCTCTGGCCATCGGCGAACCGCCGGCGACCAAAGGTTATCCGCCGTCAGTGTTCGCCAAATTGCCGAAACTGGTGGAGCGGGCCGGTAATGCCGAGAAGGGCGGCGGTTCGATCACTGCCTTCTACACCGTGCTATCCGAAGGCGATGACCAGCAAGACCCGATTGCCGACTCGGCGCGGGGCGTGCTCGACGGACACATCGTGCTGTCGCGACGACTGGCCGAGGAAGGTCATTACCCGGCTATCGATATCGAGGCGTCTATCAGCCGGGTCATGCCGGCGGTGGTGTCGCCGGAGCATATGACCCGTGCGCAGTATTTCAAGCAGTTGTGGTCGCGTTATCAGCAGAGCCGCGATTTGATCAGCGTCGGCGCCTACGTCGCCGGCGGCGATCGCGAGACTGACCTGGCGATTTCGCTGCAACCGCAGTTGGTCAAATACCTGCGTCAGGGCCTCAACGACAGCATCAGCCTGGGCGAAAGCGAAGCGTACCTCGCGTCGATCTTCGCGCCCGCGGCGGGCGGTTAA
- the fliG gene encoding flagellar motor switch protein FliG: MSDNRAVAAKLSKVDKAAILLLSLGSTDAAQVLRHMGPKEVQRVGVAMAQMGNVHREQVEQVMSEFVDIVGDQTSLGVGSDDYVRKMLTQALGEDKANGLIDRILLGGNTSGLDSLKWMEPRAVADVIRYEHPQIQAIVVAYLDPDQAGEVLGNFDHKVRLDIILRVSSLNTVQPAALKELNQILEKQFSGNSNASRTTLGGIKRAADIMNFLDSSIEGQLMDSIREVDEDLSGQIEDLMFVFNNLADVDDRGIQALLREVSSDVLVLALKGSDEGVKEKIFKNMSKRAAELLRDDLEAKGPVRVSDVETAQKEILTIARRMAEAGEIVLGGKGGEEMI, encoded by the coding sequence ATGAGTGATAACCGAGCCGTTGCCGCCAAACTGTCCAAGGTCGACAAAGCCGCAATCCTGCTGCTGTCCCTCGGTTCTACCGACGCTGCCCAGGTGCTGCGCCACATGGGGCCCAAAGAGGTCCAGCGTGTGGGTGTGGCCATGGCGCAGATGGGTAACGTGCACCGCGAGCAAGTCGAACAGGTGATGAGCGAGTTCGTCGACATCGTCGGCGACCAGACCAGCCTCGGCGTCGGCTCCGACGACTACGTACGCAAAATGCTCACCCAGGCGCTGGGCGAAGACAAGGCCAACGGCCTGATTGATCGCATCCTGTTGGGCGGCAACACCAGTGGCCTCGACAGCCTGAAGTGGATGGAACCGCGCGCCGTCGCCGACGTGATTCGTTACGAGCACCCGCAGATCCAGGCGATCGTCGTGGCGTATCTCGATCCGGATCAGGCCGGCGAAGTGCTGGGCAACTTCGACCACAAAGTACGGCTGGACATCATTCTGCGCGTTTCGTCGTTGAACACTGTGCAGCCCGCCGCGCTGAAAGAACTCAACCAGATTCTCGAGAAGCAGTTCTCCGGTAATTCGAATGCATCGCGTACCACCCTGGGTGGTATCAAGCGTGCTGCCGACATCATGAACTTCCTCGACAGCTCGATCGAAGGTCAACTGATGGACTCGATCCGCGAAGTCGACGAAGACCTGTCCGGTCAGATCGAAGACCTCATGTTCGTGTTCAACAACCTGGCCGATGTCGACGACCGCGGTATCCAGGCCTTGCTGCGCGAAGTGTCCTCCGACGTGCTGGTCCTGGCCCTCAAGGGTTCGGACGAAGGCGTCAAGGAAAAGATCTTCAAGAACATGTCCAAACGTGCGGCCGAACTGTTGCGCGACGACCTCGAGGCCAAAGGCCCAGTGCGCGTCAGCGACGTGGAAACCGCGCAGAAGGAAATCCTCACCATCGCTCGCCGTATGGCCGAGGCCGGAGAAATCGTTCTCGGCGGCAAGGGCGGCGAGGAAATGATCTAA
- the fliF gene encoding flagellar basal-body MS-ring/collar protein FliF, with product MAEAVADNVPAKATPIDGKPPLFGLSFLENLSEMTMLRQVGLLVGLAASVAIGFAVVLWSQQPDYRPLYGSLAGMDAKQVMDTLASADIPYTVEPNSGALLVKADDLSRARLKLAAAGVTPSDGNIGFEILDKEQGLGTSQFMEATRYRRGLEGELARTISSLNNVKGARVHLAIPKSSVFVRDERKPSASVLVELYSGRSLEPGQVVAIINLVATSVPELSKSQITVVDQKGNLLSDQAENSELTMAGKQFDYSRRMESMLTQRVHNILQPVLGNDRYKAEVSADVDFSAVESTSEQFNPDQPALRSEQSVNEQRTASNGPQGVPGALSNQPPAPASAPQTTGGATASAGMVQPGQPLLDANGQQIMDPATGQPMLAPYPADKRQQSTKNFELDRSISHTKQQQGRLNRLSVSVVVDDQVKINPANGETTRAPWSADELARFTRLVQDAVGFDASRGDSVSVINMPFSSERGEVIADIPFYSQPWFWDIVKQVLGVLFILVLVFGVLRPVLNNITGGGKGKQLAGIGSDVELGGMGGLDGELANDRVSLGGPQSILLPSPSEGYDAQLNAIKSLVAEDPGRVAQVVKEWINADE from the coding sequence ATGGCAGAAGCAGTCGCCGATAATGTTCCGGCCAAGGCCACTCCGATAGACGGCAAGCCGCCGCTGTTCGGTTTGTCCTTCCTGGAGAATCTTTCAGAGATGACCATGTTGCGTCAGGTAGGCCTGTTGGTCGGTCTGGCGGCGAGTGTGGCGATTGGTTTTGCCGTGGTGTTGTGGTCCCAGCAACCGGACTACCGGCCTCTTTACGGCAGCCTTGCCGGCATGGACGCCAAGCAGGTCATGGATACCCTGGCCTCTGCCGATATTCCCTACACCGTTGAGCCCAACTCAGGTGCCTTGCTGGTCAAGGCCGATGACCTGTCCCGTGCACGCCTGAAACTGGCGGCGGCTGGTGTCACTCCCAGCGACGGCAACATCGGTTTTGAAATCCTCGACAAGGAGCAAGGCCTGGGCACCAGCCAGTTCATGGAGGCGACCCGCTACCGTCGTGGTCTCGAAGGCGAACTGGCGCGGACCATCTCCAGTCTGAACAACGTCAAGGGCGCCCGCGTGCACCTGGCGATTCCGAAGAGTTCGGTGTTTGTGCGCGACGAGCGCAAGCCAAGTGCTTCGGTTCTGGTTGAACTCTATTCCGGCCGCTCGCTGGAGCCTGGACAGGTCGTCGCCATCATCAATCTGGTAGCGACCAGCGTTCCTGAGCTCAGCAAGTCGCAGATCACCGTTGTCGACCAAAAGGGCAATCTGCTCTCCGATCAGGCGGAAAACTCCGAACTGACCATGGCCGGCAAGCAATTCGATTACAGCCGTCGCATGGAAAGCATGCTCACCCAGCGCGTGCACAACATCCTGCAACCGGTACTGGGCAACGATCGCTACAAGGCGGAAGTCTCGGCCGATGTGGATTTCAGTGCCGTCGAATCGACGTCCGAACAGTTCAACCCGGACCAGCCAGCGCTGCGCAGCGAGCAGTCGGTCAACGAACAACGTACCGCCAGCAATGGCCCGCAAGGCGTGCCGGGTGCCCTGAGCAACCAACCGCCCGCGCCGGCCTCCGCGCCGCAAACCACCGGAGGCGCCACGGCGTCGGCCGGCATGGTGCAGCCAGGCCAGCCACTGCTGGACGCCAATGGTCAGCAGATCATGGACCCGGCCACCGGCCAGCCGATGCTCGCACCGTATCCGGCGGACAAGCGTCAACAATCCACCAAGAACTTCGAGCTCGACCGTTCCATCAGCCACACCAAACAGCAGCAAGGCCGTTTGAATCGCCTGTCGGTGTCGGTGGTAGTGGATGATCAGGTCAAGATCAATCCGGCCAATGGCGAAACTACCCGTGCGCCGTGGAGCGCCGATGAGCTCGCGCGCTTCACCCGTCTGGTGCAAGACGCCGTCGGCTTCGATGCCAGCCGTGGCGACAGCGTCAGCGTGATCAACATGCCGTTCTCCTCTGAGCGCGGTGAAGTGATAGCCGATATTCCGTTCTACTCGCAGCCGTGGTTCTGGGACATCGTCAAGCAAGTGCTGGGCGTGTTGTTCATCCTGGTGCTGGTGTTCGGTGTGCTGCGTCCGGTGCTCAACAACATCACCGGTGGCGGCAAAGGCAAGCAGTTGGCCGGTATTGGCAGCGATGTCGAGTTGGGTGGCATGGGGGGGCTGGATGGCGAACTGGCCAACGACCGCGTCAGCCTCGGCGGCCCGCAAAGCATCTTGCTGCCGAGCCCGAGCGAAGGCTATGACGCACAGTTGAACGCAATCAAGAGTCTGGTGGCAGAAGATCCGGGTCGCGTGGCCCAGGTCGTGAAAGAGTGGATTAACGCAGATGAGTGA